Proteins co-encoded in one Ziziphus jujuba cultivar Dongzao chromosome 9, ASM3175591v1 genomic window:
- the LOC107426066 gene encoding classical arabinogalactan protein 26, whose product MLSSFMASFCSTFMAILLMVFIVCHSSILASSTPTSNYQELVDKKLISTISAAPALLPGAPLSSSSSPTLSPDITPLFPSPGGVPPSPTQSSLPTIPSSPSPPNPDYVAAPGPGDFAFPPSGSLPASSSVSVSSSQPLKLVAFLIFMVVFSMRLAEIVFHPYCQGFTGVP is encoded by the exons ATGTTATCATCATTTATGGCTTCCTTTTGTTCAACATTCATGGCTATATTGTTGATGGTTTTCATCGTTTGTCATTCTTCAATATTAGCCTCATCAACACCAACATCAAATTATCAAGAATTGGTGGATAAGAAGTTAATTTCCACAATTTCAGCTGCTCCAGCATTGTTACCAGGTGCTCctctgtcttcttcttcttctccaactCTTTCACCAGATATTACTCCTCTGTTTCCCTCACCTGGTGGAGTCCCTCCTTCTCCAACTCAATCTTCACTGCCCACCATTCCATCCAGTCCAAGCCCACCAAATCCTGATTATGTGGCTGCTCCTGGACCTGGTGATTTTGCTTTTCCACCTTCAGGGTCTTTGCCTGCTTCTTCTTCAGTCTCTGTATCTTCTTCTCAGCCTCTAAAACTTGTTGCTTTTCTGATTTTCATGGTGGTTTTCTCAATGCGGCTAGCTG AAATAGTTTTTCATCCCTATTGTCAAGGGTTCACGGGAGTGCCATAA